From the genome of Candidatus Neptunochlamydia vexilliferae, one region includes:
- a CDS encoding nucleotide pyrophosphohydrolase produces the protein MENFEKSSDPSPLNIKEMQEYSRRFIEDRDWTEFHTPKNIAMGISVEAAELLEIFQWLTPEQSFQIKSNSGELQRVSDEVGDILHLLIRLSSLLNIDLKQAFWEKIKKTEKKYPISLSKGKTAKYSRLSHD, from the coding sequence ATGGAAAACTTTGAAAAGAGTTCAGATCCTTCTCCCTTAAATATCAAGGAAATGCAGGAGTATTCCCGTCGATTTATCGAGGATAGGGACTGGACAGAGTTCCATACTCCCAAGAATATCGCAATGGGCATTTCGGTTGAAGCTGCCGAACTCTTAGAAATCTTCCAATGGCTCACCCCCGAGCAATCCTTTCAAATAAAATCTAACTCAGGCGAGTTACAGCGAGTTTCTGATGAGGTCGGTGATATTCTTCATCTACTCATTAGGCTCTCTTCTTTGTTAAATATTGATCTAAAACAAGCTTTCTGGGAAAAAATCAAAAAAACTGAAAAAAAATACCCAATCAGTCTATCAAAAGGGAAAACTGCAAAGTACTCAAGGTTATCGCATGACTAG
- a CDS encoding transposase: MTRLLDCPKEHFLKVSKELPSFKRVKHYFKTLIQAIYGNQDKAIKKIAAGKDRACELFESEEGHDVGLIVFKTHLTKEFSPLGFEDSFEIKTLFVIDPKKNAGKKIATHLLNRLAKHATELKAKNVFVSVSTIKPESLAFFLNHGFRTKKIKKNAYITGSNEYYLFHNSPEKLLARTTLVLLAPKKQFSKLYLDEESHPQLEFSTIEWKALSLYLAGKNLNMVINGLEDYFGTTASTSMVHKVLSKLKQSNLKWHAPKLVSTYTIIFINTLYRDEDKTEAIGELIIGLTPSGKRHVLGCTPPGPLPQSYWIGIFSELKARGLKKVDIISFQKHQHLPLSLNKFYKNMKIINTDSLKAWFIDNLSPQNIGQQLLEEALEIQANTILIEEQAEIRA; encoded by the coding sequence ATGACTAGACTTCTTGATTGCCCTAAAGAGCATTTTCTTAAGGTAAGCAAAGAACTCCCCTCTTTCAAACGAGTAAAGCATTACTTCAAAACTCTGATTCAAGCTATCTATGGCAATCAAGATAAAGCAATAAAAAAGATTGCAGCAGGAAAAGACAGAGCCTGTGAACTCTTTGAGTCTGAAGAAGGTCATGATGTTGGTCTTATTGTCTTTAAAACCCATCTTACCAAAGAGTTCTCTCCTCTTGGATTTGAAGACTCTTTTGAGATAAAAACCCTATTTGTTATCGATCCCAAGAAAAATGCGGGTAAAAAAATTGCCACACATCTACTCAATCGACTCGCAAAGCACGCTACCGAGCTAAAAGCCAAAAACGTGTTTGTGAGTGTTTCGACCATAAAGCCTGAGTCCCTTGCGTTCTTTCTCAATCATGGATTTCGAACCAAAAAAATCAAAAAAAATGCCTATATCACAGGATCCAACGAATATTATTTATTCCACAATTCTCCAGAAAAACTTCTTGCAAGAACAACCTTAGTCCTTTTAGCTCCCAAAAAGCAATTCTCTAAACTTTATCTAGATGAAGAATCTCATCCACAACTCGAGTTTAGCACCATAGAGTGGAAAGCTCTAAGCCTTTACTTAGCAGGAAAAAACCTCAACATGGTTATTAATGGATTGGAAGACTACTTTGGAACCACGGCTTCAACCTCAATGGTCCACAAAGTCCTTTCAAAGCTAAAGCAATCAAATTTAAAGTGGCATGCTCCAAAACTAGTCTCAACATACACCATTATATTCATCAATACTCTATATAGAGATGAAGACAAAACCGAAGCTATTGGAGAGTTAATCATTGGTCTAACACCAAGCGGAAAAAGGCATGTGCTCGGATGTACTCCACCTGGGCCTCTTCCTCAAAGTTATTGGATTGGAATATTTTCAGAGCTAAAAGCAAGAGGGCTGAAAAAAGTAGACATTATTTCCTTTCAAAAGCACCAACATCTCCCCCTTTCTCTGAATAAGTTTTACAAAAATATGAAAATTATAAACACAGACAGCCTTAAGGCGTGGTTTATCGATAATCTTTCTCCCCAAAATATTGGTCAACAGCTCCTCGAAGAAGCACTTGAGATTCAGGCCAATACAATTCTAATTGAAGAGCAAGCAGAAATCAGAGCCTAG